A window of Pseudodesulfovibrio hydrargyri contains these coding sequences:
- a CDS encoding class I SAM-dependent methyltransferase, translated as MSWDPDRYEAWFDTPEGRYALDREVMLLQDVLAGWPRRKRKILEIGCGTGLFLETLYQMGLDVTGLDRSPEMIAAARQRFGNRAELHVGHGEHMPYSDNEFDYTLLWSVLEFSGEPEAMLAEAARVAEKGLLIGFLNKNSLYYYMNVRGTETSLSRAHWFTWCEMQDLVHRATGFRPTLARSVLAGPMKTWKSTTLSNLANGHILPPALGAFVAVRVDFVNMKPLTPLFAWKGEPEMG; from the coding sequence ATGAGCTGGGACCCGGATAGATACGAAGCATGGTTCGACACCCCCGAGGGGCGCTACGCCCTGGACCGGGAGGTCATGCTGCTCCAGGACGTCCTGGCCGGGTGGCCCCGGCGCAAGCGCAAAATCCTGGAGATCGGCTGCGGAACCGGCCTGTTCCTCGAAACCCTCTACCAGATGGGGCTCGACGTCACCGGCCTGGACCGCTCGCCCGAGATGATCGCGGCCGCGCGCCAGCGGTTCGGCAACCGGGCCGAGCTGCACGTGGGCCACGGCGAACACATGCCCTATTCGGACAACGAGTTCGACTACACCCTGCTCTGGTCCGTGCTCGAATTCTCCGGCGAGCCCGAGGCCATGCTGGCCGAGGCCGCGCGCGTGGCCGAAAAGGGGCTGCTCATCGGCTTCCTGAACAAGAATTCCCTCTATTACTACATGAACGTGCGCGGCACCGAGACCTCCCTGTCCCGGGCGCACTGGTTCACCTGGTGCGAGATGCAGGACCTGGTCCACCGGGCCACGGGCTTTCGGCCCACCCTGGCCCGCTCGGTCCTGGCCGGCCCCATGAAGACCTGGAAATCCACCACGCTGTCCAACCTGGCCAACGGCCACATCCTGCCCCCGGCCCTGGGCGCGTTCGTGGCCGTGCGCGTGGATTTCGTCAACATGAAGCCGCTCACCCCGCTCTTCGCCTGGAAGGGCGAACCCGAAATGGGCTAG
- a CDS encoding MarR family winged helix-turn-helix transcriptional regulator, giving the protein MTPDNPASDAELAGLFRLASRLMARASHRRDFSHHAQHLVLSILLENGPMPQGELLEILDVRSSSLSELLGKLEDRELILRERNPEDRRGFIISPTDRARALVPDNGDDTDSLFACLDQAERDQLRSILGKLVASLREDPATGGPGRGCGRGGHGQGFGKGRGGRGQGMGRGRRGGR; this is encoded by the coding sequence ATGACGCCCGACAATCCCGCAAGCGACGCCGAGCTGGCCGGGCTCTTCCGCCTGGCCTCCCGGCTCATGGCCCGCGCCTCCCACCGCCGCGATTTTTCGCACCACGCCCAGCACCTCGTCCTGTCCATCCTGCTCGAAAACGGGCCCATGCCCCAGGGTGAGCTGCTGGAAATCCTCGACGTGCGCTCCTCCTCCCTGAGCGAGCTGCTGGGCAAGCTCGAGGACCGGGAACTCATCCTCCGCGAACGCAACCCCGAGGACCGGCGCGGCTTCATTATCTCTCCCACAGACCGGGCCCGCGCCCTGGTCCCGGACAACGGCGACGACACGGACAGCCTGTTCGCTTGCCTGGACCAGGCAGAGCGCGACCAGCTGCGTTCCATCCTCGGCAAGCTCGTCGCCTCCCTGCGCGAGGACCCCGCCACCGGCGGTCCCGGACGCGGCTGCGGCAGGGGCGGACACGGCCAAGGCTTCGGCAAGGGCCGTGGCGGGCGCGGCCAGGGCATGGGCCGGGGACGGCGCGGCGGACGCTAA